In Brevundimonas sp. SGAir0440, one DNA window encodes the following:
- a CDS encoding restriction endonuclease subunit S, protein MSGEVPDGWSSATLGDVIRLEYGRALSASARAPGPIPVYGSNGVCGQHSVALVNKRGIVVGRKGTAGSVTVTTGPFWPIDTTYFVVPRVAADFDWLAATLEHARLSELNEATGVPGLNRDKAYVQPILVPPLEEQRRIAEVLRSVHDVLQAADRARHAANSVFRASLGEMLDGDAADWPKTRLGQVAEFINGRGFKPHEWESTGLPIIRIQNLNGGTEFNFYSGAYNPKIRVGTGELLFAWSGSRGTSFGPHIWKGPEGLLNYHTWKVVPTSKSDAQFLYFSLLRLTKQIEEEAHGASALVHTQKANIVDYETGWPSREVRMEVASTLSEMENARSAANVTFEQARALRQHIASDLLSGRVRVPA, encoded by the coding sequence ATGTCGGGTGAGGTGCCGGATGGATGGAGTTCGGCCACACTCGGCGACGTGATCCGCTTGGAATACGGCCGCGCTCTTTCGGCCTCCGCGCGCGCACCGGGCCCGATCCCCGTCTACGGCTCAAATGGGGTATGCGGCCAGCATTCCGTTGCGCTCGTGAACAAGCGCGGCATCGTTGTCGGTCGCAAGGGAACGGCTGGATCGGTGACTGTCACGACAGGCCCGTTCTGGCCAATCGACACGACTTACTTCGTCGTTCCTCGCGTGGCAGCTGATTTCGATTGGCTGGCGGCTACGCTGGAACACGCCCGCTTATCCGAGTTGAACGAAGCGACCGGGGTGCCCGGCCTGAACCGGGACAAGGCTTACGTCCAGCCTATTCTCGTCCCTCCGCTGGAGGAGCAGCGGCGGATCGCCGAGGTGCTTCGCTCTGTGCACGATGTGTTGCAAGCTGCCGATAGGGCGAGGCACGCTGCGAACTCGGTTTTCAGAGCATCCTTGGGCGAGATGTTGGATGGTGACGCAGCTGACTGGCCAAAGACGCGCCTTGGCCAAGTAGCCGAGTTCATCAACGGCCGAGGCTTTAAACCTCACGAATGGGAAAGCACCGGCCTACCCATCATTCGCATTCAGAATCTCAACGGCGGCACCGAGTTCAACTTCTACTCCGGCGCATATAATCCGAAGATAAGGGTGGGCACTGGAGAGCTTTTGTTCGCTTGGTCCGGAAGCCGAGGCACATCGTTCGGCCCGCACATCTGGAAAGGGCCAGAGGGGTTGCTAAACTACCATACATGGAAAGTTGTCCCGACATCGAAATCTGACGCCCAGTTTCTCTACTTCTCCCTGCTCCGACTGACCAAACAGATCGAAGAGGAGGCGCATGGAGCTTCGGCCCTCGTCCATACACAAAAGGCGAATATCGTCGATTATGAAACAGGCTGGCCATCGCGTGAGGTGAGAATGGAGGTGGCTTCCACCCTTTCAGAAATGGAAAATGCTCGGTCCGCTGCCAATGTGACCTTCGAACAGGCTCGCGCGCTTCGCCAGCATATCGCGTCAGACCTCCTCTCCGGCCGCGTCAGAGTGCCCGCATGA
- a CDS encoding class I SAM-dependent DNA methyltransferase, with product MATFTQSELERHLWQAADILRGHVDAGKFKDYIFALLFYRRLCDVWDEEFEVLLAETGDREEAADPDEHRFHVPPQHHWNEVRKHATQIGQHLNNAFAALEDANLRLRGVFGDVDFANQERFPDARLEKLLAHFEKHRLRNSDVPPDMLGDAYMYLIEQFAEGAGKKGGEFYTPRQVVKLIVECLDPQPGMSIYDPTCGSGGMLLEAAQHLKDKSQDPRSLSLYGQEKELDTWAIAQINLFLHDIDDAFIAKGDTLLDPKRYDPRAQEFTPGVGAYDRVLANPPFSQKVWGHEVWTNGDPFGRDQYGVPPKGYGDLAFVQHMVASLKDDGMLGVVVPHGVLFRGGAEGRIREAMLKADIIEAVIGLAPNLFYGAGIPAAIMIIRKTKPAERKGKVLVINGDATFTPGKAQNHLTDADVRTLADAFHGFADIEKLARVVPVDEIEANGFNLNISRYVQTGADSEAVDVAAEVAKLKDLIAKRNEAEVVMFGHLKRLGYVG from the coding sequence GTGGCCACATTTACGCAATCGGAACTCGAGCGGCACCTGTGGCAGGCGGCGGATATCCTGCGGGGTCACGTCGATGCGGGGAAGTTCAAGGACTACATCTTCGCCCTGCTGTTCTACCGGCGCCTCTGCGACGTGTGGGATGAGGAGTTCGAGGTATTGCTGGCCGAGACCGGCGACCGCGAGGAGGCGGCTGATCCTGACGAGCACCGCTTCCACGTTCCGCCGCAGCATCATTGGAATGAGGTCAGGAAGCACGCCACCCAGATCGGCCAGCATCTGAACAACGCTTTCGCGGCCTTGGAAGACGCGAACCTGCGTCTGCGGGGCGTGTTCGGCGACGTGGACTTTGCGAACCAAGAGCGTTTCCCCGACGCCCGCCTGGAGAAGCTGCTCGCCCACTTCGAGAAGCATCGACTGCGGAATAGCGACGTGCCGCCCGACATGCTGGGCGACGCCTACATGTATCTGATCGAGCAGTTCGCCGAGGGCGCGGGCAAGAAGGGCGGCGAGTTCTACACGCCCCGGCAGGTCGTGAAGCTGATCGTCGAATGCCTCGATCCCCAGCCGGGAATGTCGATCTACGACCCCACCTGCGGCTCGGGCGGCATGCTGCTGGAGGCCGCCCAGCACCTAAAGGACAAGAGCCAAGACCCGCGCAGCCTGTCCCTCTACGGGCAGGAGAAGGAACTCGACACCTGGGCCATCGCCCAGATCAACCTGTTCCTCCACGACATCGACGACGCCTTCATCGCCAAGGGCGACACCCTCCTTGACCCCAAGCGATACGATCCGCGCGCGCAGGAGTTCACGCCCGGCGTCGGCGCCTATGATCGCGTGCTGGCCAATCCGCCATTCTCACAGAAGGTCTGGGGCCACGAGGTCTGGACCAATGGCGATCCGTTCGGTCGTGACCAATATGGCGTGCCGCCCAAGGGCTACGGCGATCTCGCCTTCGTCCAACACATGGTCGCTTCGCTGAAGGACGACGGCATGCTGGGCGTGGTGGTGCCACACGGGGTGCTGTTCCGGGGCGGCGCCGAGGGTCGCATCCGTGAGGCCATGCTGAAGGCCGACATCATCGAGGCGGTGATCGGGCTGGCGCCCAACCTGTTTTATGGCGCGGGCATCCCGGCGGCGATCATGATCATCCGCAAGACCAAGCCCGCCGAGCGGAAGGGCAAGGTGCTGGTCATCAACGGCGACGCCACCTTCACGCCGGGCAAAGCGCAGAACCATTTGACCGACGCCGATGTGCGGACGCTGGCCGACGCCTTCCACGGTTTCGCCGACATCGAGAAGCTGGCGCGTGTGGTGCCGGTCGATGAGATCGAAGCCAATGGCTTCAACCTGAACATCAGCCGCTACGTTCAGACCGGTGCGGACAGCGAGGCGGTGGATGTCGCCGCCGAGGTGGCCAAGCTGAAAGACCTGATCGCCAAGCGCAACGAGGCCGAGGTGGTGATGTTCGGCCACCTCAAGAGGCTCGGCTATGTCGGGTGA
- a CDS encoding glycoside hydrolase family 19 protein: MSLIPADRFRTFAPKATAGTREALEAAAAANGFSGLVLAHWLGQTFVESAGFTTREENLNYSVDGLLKMFGRHRISEADARKFGRAPGRPAHQNAIANIIYGGEWGRKNLGNTEPGDGWRFRGGGEKQITGRANYREAWHEHDPDTLRTDPVASARAAANFFVKHGCIAPALRDDVKGVTLKVNGGTNGLDARIAATTAAKKVVGL; this comes from the coding sequence ATGAGCCTGATACCGGCTGACAGGTTCCGCACGTTTGCGCCCAAGGCGACGGCTGGCACGCGCGAGGCGTTGGAGGCGGCAGCGGCTGCAAATGGATTCTCCGGCCTGGTCCTGGCCCACTGGCTAGGTCAGACGTTCGTCGAGAGCGCCGGGTTCACCACTCGCGAAGAGAACCTGAACTATTCGGTCGACGGCCTGCTGAAGATGTTCGGCCGGCACCGGATCAGCGAGGCCGATGCCCGTAAGTTCGGCCGCGCACCCGGCCGGCCAGCCCACCAGAACGCGATCGCCAATATCATCTACGGAGGCGAGTGGGGCCGCAAGAACCTGGGCAACACGGAGCCGGGCGACGGCTGGCGGTTCAGGGGTGGCGGCGAGAAGCAAATCACCGGCCGGGCCAACTATCGCGAGGCCTGGCACGAGCATGATCCGGACACCCTGCGGACTGACCCAGTCGCGTCCGCCAGAGCTGCCGCCAACTTCTTCGTCAAGCACGGTTGCATCGCTCCGGCGCTGCGAGATGACGTGAAAGGCGTGACGCTGAAGGTGAATGGCGGCACCAACGGCCTGGACGCGCGCATCGCCGCGACGACGGCAGCCAAGAAGGTCGTCGGGCTGTGA
- a CDS encoding phytanoyl-CoA dioxygenase family protein: MTVGYVDVWTDNIISGWAETPGGGTPAEIRVEIDGRYVGSVLADLYRSDLQRNVGYSIDISNFPRGLARKMALRVGGDDLVLRPTGADSAPERATHSLYGGMWIDRDGWRDVLDGKISRGEVDDALAQQLVDFERDGYIIIPGAVDKDLLDRLNRDIEDVWAGKVDGLKIESYSVDIGLLRVVPVDNQYRYGSTKLLDPHLRLSSARYATSAPRVVKFLEAIFEERARAFQQLCFTMGSQQPIHKDTAYVKVDGNPMSMAATWLALEDISEGTGELEYYVGSHRSPDYVFGGISKWMEHSPGQHEDFLDSLHRDAEQLGQKRSKFLGHAGDVLVWHADLAHGGSKITNPGVTRKSLVTHYTAKSHSPFYMRSLNHKQVEVNGVSFTSQYGEINA; encoded by the coding sequence ATGACGGTTGGTTATGTAGACGTATGGACTGATAACATAATTTCAGGTTGGGCCGAAACCCCGGGCGGCGGTACGCCTGCGGAGATTCGCGTTGAGATCGACGGTCGATATGTAGGCTCGGTTCTGGCTGACCTCTATCGTTCTGATTTGCAGAGAAACGTTGGGTACTCAATCGACATTTCCAACTTCCCGCGTGGGCTGGCGCGTAAAATGGCGCTTCGAGTAGGGGGCGACGACTTGGTTTTGAGGCCTACCGGGGCCGACTCCGCGCCCGAGCGGGCAACGCATAGCCTATACGGCGGCATGTGGATCGATCGGGACGGCTGGCGCGATGTTCTCGATGGGAAGATATCGAGGGGCGAGGTTGATGACGCGCTGGCGCAGCAGCTCGTAGATTTCGAGCGCGATGGCTACATCATCATCCCTGGGGCTGTGGACAAAGATTTACTCGACCGGCTCAACCGGGACATCGAAGACGTTTGGGCAGGCAAGGTCGACGGACTGAAGATTGAGTCCTACTCGGTTGACATCGGACTGTTGCGTGTCGTTCCAGTGGACAACCAGTATCGGTACGGCTCGACCAAGCTCCTCGACCCGCACTTGCGGCTGTCCTCCGCGAGGTATGCCACGTCAGCGCCCCGAGTCGTCAAATTCCTTGAAGCCATCTTCGAGGAGCGCGCGCGCGCGTTCCAGCAGCTCTGCTTCACCATGGGCTCTCAACAGCCGATCCATAAGGACACGGCATACGTGAAGGTGGACGGGAATCCGATGTCCATGGCCGCTACCTGGCTGGCGCTGGAAGACATCAGCGAAGGCACGGGCGAACTGGAATATTACGTCGGTAGCCATCGCTCGCCGGACTACGTCTTCGGCGGCATCAGCAAGTGGATGGAACACTCCCCGGGCCAGCACGAAGATTTCCTTGATAGCCTGCACCGTGACGCCGAACAGCTAGGTCAGAAGCGATCTAAGTTCCTGGGCCACGCTGGCGACGTGCTGGTCTGGCATGCCGACCTGGCGCACGGTGGGTCAAAGATTACTAACCCTGGCGTGACCAGAAAAAGCCTCGTCACCCACTACACGGCGAAATCGCACAGCCCCTTTTACATGAGGTCTCTCAACCATAAACAAGTTGAGGTGAACGGGGTATCATTTACCTCGCAGTACGGCGAGATCAACGCTTAA
- a CDS encoding recombinase family protein, translating into MKRAGIYLRVSTDQQTTENQLRILNEVAERSGWTIVQVFEDAGISGAKSRDKRPGFDALMKAVHRREVDMVAAFAVDRLGRSLPDLVAFLSDIQARGCDLYLHQQAVDTSTPSGRMLFQMLAVFAEFERAIITTRINAGLDRARAKGTRLGRPAIAPIDLKPVRDRLNRGQSIRTIAKATGFSTATVQRVKRSMAPAGQTDAATVAA; encoded by the coding sequence GTGAAACGCGCAGGGATTTACCTCAGGGTCTCAACCGATCAGCAGACGACCGAGAACCAGCTTCGAATCCTGAACGAGGTCGCCGAACGATCCGGCTGGACCATCGTCCAGGTCTTCGAAGACGCCGGGATCAGCGGAGCCAAGAGCCGGGACAAGCGTCCCGGATTCGATGCTCTGATGAAGGCCGTCCATCGTCGAGAGGTCGATATGGTCGCCGCCTTCGCCGTCGATCGTCTGGGACGCTCTCTGCCCGATCTGGTGGCCTTCCTATCCGACATCCAGGCCAGGGGCTGCGACCTCTATCTGCACCAACAGGCCGTCGATACCTCGACGCCCTCGGGCCGTATGCTCTTCCAGATGCTGGCCGTCTTCGCCGAGTTCGAACGAGCCATCATCACGACCAGGATCAATGCGGGGCTCGACCGCGCTCGCGCCAAAGGCACCCGCCTGGGCCGCCCCGCCATCGCGCCGATCGACCTCAAGCCGGTCCGCGATCGCCTGAACCGTGGCCAGTCCATCCGTACGATCGCAAAGGCGACCGGATTCAGCACGGCCACGGTCCAACGGGTAAAACGGTCGATGGCCCCGGCAGGGCAGACCGATGCTGCCACCGTGGCGGCATGA